In Ostrea edulis chromosome 6, xbOstEdul1.1, whole genome shotgun sequence, a single window of DNA contains:
- the LOC130047332 gene encoding uncharacterized protein LOC130047332 has protein sequence MAEKNVCAQQCIGCSGCEQNAAYFCKSCHADLCQECAFKHTENENSPHHVVIYSEKYMHAEIESAPVREIEEMAKEKKMTTDINSDVPTVDGKPEMCNLHPKMIYGMCCKECKVPLCIRCVKENHNGHVFIDTSEFYELVKGELQMRVSDMCSSQIPRLQTTLNQAVQGRVLCIEAFRKVKSELISDTDQAKKLLNENLTCNLKVMDDIESMLTEDYLERERDIQNNLSDLQNAAQRYYELQTSQRWAEMINNHYSQLKNPSVKFKNIAPVVSQINYNRDTTMALDDISNLFGCLTIQPGNVQELKRIKEYTQKKTKIQVKFLPVVQKIMDFEVLGIAHASHISYIGDGMAFFSDNNSRLVLANVRGEAMTENTTMLNSGYGCHALTQEKDLLIIDLPKHQICKITEEKKIISILNTGKWTPTTLHCSSRNGDILVGMFFKHDAKVVRYSDKGKELNESQKDADDSNLYRNPCYITENINGDICVSDWNRERLIVLNREGQHKFSYSGRDSRFYPRGVVTDDLGRILVCDCWSDTVHVLDPVGQKIAIIQTKIFGVEGPLSICFGTKGYLWIGNWFNNVITVLNVTME, from the coding sequence ATGGCTGAAAAAAATGTATGTGCACAACAGTGCATTGGATGCTCGGGCTGTGAACAAAATGCAGCGTATTTTTGCAAAAGTTGCCATGCAGATCTGTGTCAAGAATGTGCCTTCAAACACACAGAAAATGAGAACTCTCCACACCACGTCGTAATATACAGCGAAAAATACATGCACGCGGAAATTGAAAGCGCACCTGTTCGGGAAATCGAAGAAATGGCAAAGGAGAAAAAGATGACGACGGATATCAACTCCGATGTCCCAACTGTCGACGGGAAGCCTGAAATGTGCAACCTACACCCTAAAATGATCTACGGGATGTGCTGTAAAGAATGCAAAGTACCTTTATGTATTCGATGTGTGAAAGAAAACCACAATGGTCACGTGTTCATCGACACAAGCGAGTTCTATGAACTGGTGAAAGGGGAATTGCAAATGCGTGTTTCGGACATGTGCTCTTCTCAAATACCACGACTTCAAACGACTCTTAATCAGGCTGTACAGGGGAGAGTGCTCTGTATCGAGGCCTTCCGAAAGGTGAAGTCGGAACTAATCTCAGATACTGATCAGGCAAAGAAACTTCTCAATGAAAATTTGACATgcaatttaaaagttatggaCGACATTGAAAGCATGCTAACCGAGGACTACCTTGAAAGAGAGAGGGACATTCAGAACAATTTGTCAGATCTACAAAACGCAGCACAGCGCTATTATGAACTGCAAACGTCACAAAGATGGGCAGAAatgatcaataaccactacAGTCAACTCAAAAATCCCAGCgttaaatttaaaaacattgccCCCGTAGTTTCCCAGATTAATTATAATCGAGATACGACAATGGCATTGGACGACATAAGCAATTTGTTTGGATGCCTAACAATCCAGCCTGGAAACGTTCAGGAACTGAAACGTATTAAGGAATATacacaaaagaaaacaaaaattcaagTGAAATTTCTGCCAGTCGTTCAGAAGATCATGGACTTTGAAGTGTTGGGCATCGCTCATGCAAGTCACATTTCTTACATCGGGGATGGGATGGCGTTTTTCAGTGACAACAATTCTAGACTTGTTCTAGCAAATGTGAGAGGCGAGGCGATGACTGAAAACACTACCATGTTGAATAGTGGTTATGGCTGTCACGCATTAACGCAAGAAAAAGATCTTTTAATCATAGATCTCCCCAAACATCAGATCTGCAAAATTACGGAGGAGAAGAAGATAATTTCCATTCTCAACACGGGGAAGTGGACCCCGACCACCCTCCACTGTTCCTCGCGGAATGGGGACATCTTGGTTGGAATGTTCTTCAAACACGATGCCAAAGTTGTTCGTTACAGTGACAAGGGAAAAGAACTGAACGAGAGTCAGAAAGACGCAGACGACAGCAACCTATACCGGAATCCGTGTTACATAACAGAAAACATAAACGGCGATATCTGTGTGTCTGACTGGAACAGAGAGCGCTTAATTGTCCTTAACAGGGAGGGACAGCACAAGTTTTCTTACTCGGGGAGGGACTCGAGATTTTATCCACGAGGGGTTGTAACAGATGACTTGGGAAGAATTTTAGTCTGTGACTGTTGGAGCGACACAGTTCATGTTCTTGATCCAGTCGGTCAaaaaatagcaataattcaaacaaaaatCTTTGGCGTAGAAGGGCCATTGTCAATTTGTTTTGGCACGAAAGGGTACCTGTGGATCGGCAACTGGTTCAACAACGTAATTACTGTTTTAAATGTTACTATGGAATAA